In a genomic window of Anaeromicrobium sediminis:
- a CDS encoding acyl-CoA dehydratase activase-related protein has protein sequence MSVKVGIPRALLFYEYYPLWKAFFEELGAQVIVSQKTNKEIFNNGIKSAVNEACIPVKIYHGHVLDIKDKVDYLFIPRLKSICKGEYICPKFCGLPEMIKYSINDLPPMIYPEIDFMKDKKNLKEIICEVGKYFTGDSTRILSAYDKAYLNYKAYKESVNKGMIPMDGESIIKETSCSKVKTEDTKKIMIMAHSYNLYDTYMNMSIINKIQSRGVEVLTPEMIDEEYINDYVHKFKGNIYWTFARKLIGTAMYSIDTKNVHGIIYISTFGCGIDSVVGDMVEKHIRKESNIPFVLVTLDEHSGEAGINTRMEAFIDMIKWRDTSENNISANG, from the coding sequence GAATTCCAAGAGCTCTACTTTTTTATGAATATTATCCATTATGGAAAGCTTTCTTTGAAGAATTAGGAGCACAGGTAATAGTATCGCAAAAAACAAATAAGGAAATTTTTAATAATGGAATAAAAAGTGCCGTAAATGAAGCTTGTATTCCCGTTAAAATATATCATGGACATGTGTTAGATATAAAAGATAAGGTGGACTATCTCTTTATTCCTCGCTTAAAGAGTATATGCAAAGGTGAATATATTTGTCCAAAGTTTTGTGGTCTTCCTGAAATGATTAAGTACTCAATAAATGATTTACCACCAATGATTTATCCTGAAATAGACTTTATGAAAGATAAAAAAAATCTAAAGGAAATTATTTGTGAAGTGGGTAAATATTTTACTGGTGATTCTACACGTATTTTGTCTGCCTATGATAAGGCGTATTTAAATTATAAAGCATACAAAGAAAGTGTAAATAAGGGTATGATTCCAATGGATGGTGAATCCATTATAAAAGAAACTTCTTGTTCTAAAGTGAAGACAGAAGATACAAAAAAGATTATGATTATGGCCCATTCATATAATTTATATGATACATATATGAACATGAGTATTATAAATAAAATCCAATCAAGGGGAGTAGAGGTACTTACTCCAGAAATGATAGATGAGGAATACATAAATGATTATGTTCATAAATTTAAAGGCAATATATATTGGACTTTTGCCAGAAAGCTTATTGGCACGGCCATGTATTCAATAGACACAAAAAATGTTCATGGAATAATTTATATTTCAACCTTTGGGTGTGGCATTGATTCTGTTGTAGGTGATATGGTTGAAAAGCATATTCGAAAAGAAAGTAATATTCCTTTTGTGCTTGTAACATTAGATGAACATAGTGGTGAAGCTGGAATCAATACTAGAATGGAAGCCTTTATTGATATGATTAAATGGAGGGATACAAGTGAAAATAACATTTCCGCTAATGGGTAA
- a CDS encoding acyl-CoA dehydratase activase-related protein gives MKITFPLMGNMYIALKAVFEELGAEVIIPPKCNKRTLELGTLHSPELICIPFKITLGNYLESIEKGADTLFMWGGSDPCRIGYYNMIQEEILNTLGYDIEMICGEPFKNLKEIKSFLNKLSKVSNTSNYFKLLPAFIKGIKLIYEIDEFDDLVIKTRPREMIKGEVDKLYSKFEEEVNGAKGYKETLNIIRKKKEELKNVLIDKNKQVIRIGIVGEIYTVLEPYINLDIIKKLGNMGVEVHRSVTSSEFIKEQIDFLPFINSNKEEVHRAAEPYLNTEIGGHARHTIGNTVLYSEKDFDGVIHLLPFTCMPEIVAQSILPTIEKEKNIPVLKLILDEMTGEAGYSTRIEAFVDLLQRKKEAYTQ, from the coding sequence GTGAAAATAACATTTCCGCTAATGGGTAATATGTATATTGCATTAAAGGCTGTATTTGAAGAATTAGGAGCAGAAGTGATTATTCCTCCAAAATGCAATAAAAGGACCCTAGAACTTGGAACACTACATTCTCCCGAATTAATTTGTATACCCTTTAAAATTACTTTAGGAAATTACTTAGAAAGTATCGAAAAGGGAGCTGATACACTTTTTATGTGGGGAGGAAGTGATCCCTGCAGAATTGGATACTACAATATGATTCAAGAAGAAATATTAAATACTTTGGGATATGACATAGAGATGATTTGCGGAGAACCTTTTAAAAACTTGAAAGAAATAAAATCTTTCCTTAATAAATTAAGTAAGGTATCAAATACATCTAATTACTTTAAGCTTTTACCTGCATTTATTAAGGGTATAAAGCTTATATATGAAATAGATGAATTTGATGATCTAGTCATAAAGACACGACCTAGGGAAATGATAAAGGGAGAAGTGGATAAATTATATTCCAAATTTGAAGAGGAAGTAAATGGTGCAAAGGGATATAAGGAAACATTAAATATAATTAGGAAAAAGAAAGAGGAATTAAAAAATGTATTAATTGATAAGAATAAACAGGTTATTAGGATTGGCATTGTAGGAGAAATATATACGGTTTTAGAACCTTATATAAATTTAGACATAATAAAAAAATTAGGGAATATGGGCGTTGAAGTTCATAGATCAGTAACTTCAAGTGAATTTATTAAGGAACAAATAGACTTTCTTCCTTTTATAAACTCAAATAAGGAAGAAGTACACAGAGCAGCAGAGCCCTATTTGAATACGGAAATTGGAGGACATGCAAGGCACACTATAGGGAATACTGTCCTTTATAGTGAGAAAGATTTTGATGGGGTTATCCACCTGTTACCTTTTACGTGTATGCCTGAAATAGTTGCACAAAGTATATTACCCACTATAGAAAAGGAAAAGAACATTCCCGTTTTAAAATTAATACTAGATGAGATGACAGGGGAGGCAGGATACTCTACTCGCATAGAGGCTTTTGTTGATTTATTACAAAGAAAGAAGGAAGCATATACTCAATAA